From the Microcoleus sp. bin38.metabat.b11b12b14.051 genome, one window contains:
- a CDS encoding serine/threonine-protein kinase, with translation MLGQTIFGHYEITEHLKDTNYCHIYFAKDREKLNQDLRVVKRLKQPLSPPLTSQQAQDGLKAEAQILDDLKHDQIPQLFTIGEDNSQFYLVQDYIEGHDLSQELKPSQRLSEGEVIRLLLEILVLVKFVHEKKIIHCDINPSNLIRRTSDSKLVLIDFGSAKRVGYLGSNSSNQVQASIPGYAPPEQKNGNPEFNSDIYAVGMIGMQALTGLSAGDIPKDPNMSLVMWPSGTKTSAKLKAIIEKMVHPSFRERYESADNVLQALTKLSLPRRIRYKSFLAAMMAGDPTAVAQLVTGVVIGFLALIFGLPGFIAGIQQMSNSPDSKENVSSDNFKTYKNSQYKISIKHPKDWKPQEIGIDGEVVKFVHEPSKANVLISVKTLPNWLSLQEYTKQSVNYIENEFLDDKKQIKKYKIEGQNEKATLAKRPAFQVVYTGKDENNKSLKLMEVGNVKDQKAYVITYEAGSEKYDELSKIVDEMVDSFEN, from the coding sequence AAGATACTAATTATTGTCATATTTATTTCGCTAAAGATCGGGAGAAACTTAATCAGGATTTGCGTGTGGTTAAACGCCTCAAGCAACCACTATCCCCTCCTTTGACCTCTCAGCAGGCACAAGATGGCTTGAAGGCTGAAGCTCAAATTTTAGATGACTTAAAACATGACCAAATTCCACAGCTTTTTACCATTGGTGAAGATAATTCTCAATTTTATTTAGTTCAAGACTATATTGAGGGTCACGATTTAAGTCAAGAACTTAAACCGAGTCAGCGGTTGAGTGAGGGTGAGGTGATTCGCCTGTTGCTGGAAATTTTGGTACTTGTCAAGTTTGTTCACGAAAAAAAGATTATTCACTGCGATATTAACCCTTCAAATTTAATTAGGCGAACCTCTGACTCAAAACTTGTATTGATTGATTTTGGTTCGGCTAAACGAGTTGGCTATCTGGGGAGTAATTCTTCTAATCAGGTGCAAGCAAGTATTCCCGGCTATGCACCGCCAGAACAAAAGAATGGCAATCCTGAATTTAATAGCGATATCTATGCGGTGGGGATGATTGGGATGCAAGCGCTGACTGGGTTATCTGCTGGAGATATTCCTAAAGATCCGAATATGTCGCTGGTTATGTGGCCGAGCGGGACAAAAACGAGCGCTAAACTTAAAGCAATTATCGAAAAGATGGTGCATCCAAGTTTTAGGGAGCGCTATGAGTCAGCAGATAATGTCTTGCAAGCTCTTACAAAATTAAGTCTTCCCCGTCGGATTCGATACAAGTCGTTTTTGGCAGCAATGATGGCTGGTGATCCAACTGCTGTCGCTCAGCTTGTTACGGGAGTAGTTATTGGATTTCTGGCGTTGATTTTCGGCTTGCCCGGTTTTATTGCTGGGATTCAACAAATGTCGAATTCGCCCGATTCAAAGGAAAATGTGAGTTCGGATAATTTTAAGACTTATAAGAATTCTCAGTATAAGATAAGTATTAAACACCCGAAGGACTGGAAGCCGCAAGAAATCGGCATTGATGGGGAGGTGGTTAAGTTTGTGCATGAGCCTTCTAAAGCTAATGTGCTGATTAGTGTTAAAACTTTACCTAATTGGCTGTCTTTACAGGAATATACAAAGCAGTCTGTGAACTATATTGAAAATGAATTTTTAGATGATAAAAAGCAAATAAAAAAATATAAAATTGAAGGGCAAAATGAGAAAGCTACTCTGGCAAAGCGTCCGGCTTTTCAAGTGGTTTATACGGGAAAGGATGAGAATAATAAAAGTTTGAAATTGATGGAAGTTGGTAACGTGAAAGATCAGAAGGCTTACGTTATTACTTACGAGGCAGGATCGGAAAAATATGATGAACTTAGCAAAATAGTTGATGAAATGGTTGATTCGTTTGAAAACTAA